A region of Planctomycetota bacterium DNA encodes the following proteins:
- a CDS encoding sulfatase-like hydrolase/transferase: MATAQQRPSPPTARAATGAQWIVTLLAVAFTVGAYGSGYSRALLRYDRVGDFFQEWASARNFFTGQPIYTPQQETAERYLNYRAGSQRVFVNVNAHPPTSVLMTLPFGWLEYRRAFLLWNLLSLAAVVALGWLVSRDAWRGGRFQALWPVMALMGSPLFQHVSMGQLTIWVLVLLVGADRAARAGRHRQAGVWLGTAIALKWFPAFLLLYFLARRRWSTLWVAGGCFLLWNLAALLLFGSSTYRDFFGQSLPEVLSYCDWWGNQSLLAFWFKLFAGWSGQTAPLFYCPPLAWTGAVVSVGAVAGLVAWLAWRERDDPGGASFAAAVVAMTLLSPICWNHYLLLLMTPLVLLDGRVSARGPVRWCLNAALFAIWFNPEALWFVWVQGQASAAQVLLLLSWHFHALCAVFALTAVVAWRGQHETSTARAWSMRVADRCDRLLRRKLSWVNALVFGVRSRASLAGGEATLADSEARARWRPWQYLAPNAGALAVTILGVGVECWLLSRRADNVFQFGLAWTCQVALCIAWLWLGGVWFLWLASRGLVHVARGWPRLARWMSYTVGAVGGVTLLAVYLASWGMYLQTGSFASREAIEFIVANARESLLANYLLRSEVQSLVIAVAALVAIVVAGVALWPRFVAAHWTPGAGLSRRLALRRWCAWLALLVVPLTIGTFRPARTSHSQLVLRHESLINQLNPTLTLMFSGLRGVVAEPIEPVLDERELRPIREVATLAARPDRPSIIFVAVESLRHDVVGLVHQGREVTPHLNALARGGVQWTRAYSQSTHSDYADVCIVSSLYPLRTRRHHYYRADDPWPKTCIYDCLKPAGYATAIISSQNENWGKMYQFLNTPQLDLFYDAERSQQPTAFDGRDGGFAYEIVHGELRAGKLDDAHTADVAARWIGEQTGAGRPYFLSVNFQSSHFPYDVPASAVRPFAPAAIDFPASFAYYPPDKVDVVRNAYYNALHYTDAQLGRLVQSLRDQGQLDNTILVVMGENGEAFHENNSVTHAGLPMEPTLRVACVLHAPRLAKPRVDDYPVELIDLAPSVLGLAGWPAHPNFQGLDVFRPDRPATSARTLYFHVENPLAHADALLLAGRWKFIRNRATQQEMLFDVAVDPGEQSNLAGRPEYRELTQLLHDAWTRWRERQLAYYHYPAYYRRYYPPSPPVVDAYSVLSRLPQQRVAGEQTRGP; this comes from the coding sequence TTGGCTACTGCCCAGCAACGACCGTCGCCGCCGACCGCGCGGGCCGCTACCGGTGCGCAGTGGATCGTCACACTACTGGCCGTGGCGTTCACCGTCGGCGCTTATGGCAGCGGCTACTCGCGAGCCCTGTTGCGGTACGACCGGGTCGGTGACTTCTTCCAGGAGTGGGCCTCGGCCAGGAACTTCTTCACCGGCCAGCCGATCTACACCCCGCAACAAGAAACCGCCGAGCGCTATCTGAACTATCGCGCCGGCAGCCAGCGCGTGTTCGTCAACGTCAACGCGCATCCTCCGACCAGTGTGCTGATGACCCTGCCGTTCGGCTGGCTGGAATATCGGCGCGCGTTCTTGCTGTGGAACCTGCTTTCGTTGGCGGCGGTCGTTGCGCTGGGATGGCTCGTCAGTCGTGACGCCTGGCGCGGCGGGCGCTTTCAAGCGCTGTGGCCGGTCATGGCGCTGATGGGAAGTCCGTTGTTTCAGCATGTCTCGATGGGACAACTGACCATCTGGGTGCTGGTGCTGCTGGTGGGTGCCGATCGCGCGGCGCGCGCCGGGCGTCATCGCCAGGCCGGCGTCTGGCTGGGGACCGCGATTGCGTTGAAATGGTTCCCAGCCTTCTTGCTGTTGTACTTCCTGGCCCGGCGGCGGTGGTCCACTCTGTGGGTTGCTGGCGGCTGTTTTCTGTTGTGGAATCTCGCGGCGCTGCTGCTGTTCGGGTCGTCAACGTATCGCGACTTCTTTGGGCAATCGCTCCCCGAGGTGTTGAGCTATTGCGACTGGTGGGGGAATCAATCGCTGCTGGCGTTCTGGTTCAAGCTGTTTGCCGGTTGGAGCGGCCAGACCGCTCCGTTGTTCTACTGCCCGCCGCTGGCTTGGACGGGCGCTGTGGTATCGGTCGGGGCGGTCGCAGGTCTAGTGGCGTGGCTGGCCTGGCGCGAGCGTGACGACCCCGGCGGCGCTTCATTCGCGGCGGCCGTCGTGGCGATGACGCTGTTGTCGCCAATCTGCTGGAATCATTACCTGCTGCTGTTGATGACGCCGCTGGTGTTGCTCGACGGGCGAGTGAGCGCGCGCGGGCCCGTGCGTTGGTGCTTGAACGCCGCCTTGTTCGCCATTTGGTTCAACCCCGAGGCGCTCTGGTTCGTGTGGGTGCAAGGCCAGGCGAGCGCGGCCCAGGTATTGTTGCTGTTGTCCTGGCATTTCCATGCCTTGTGCGCGGTATTTGCCTTGACGGCGGTCGTCGCTTGGCGCGGCCAGCACGAAACGAGCACCGCACGTGCGTGGTCCATGCGCGTGGCCGATCGATGCGATCGGCTGCTGCGGCGCAAGCTTAGCTGGGTCAACGCGCTGGTCTTCGGCGTCCGGTCCCGAGCGTCACTGGCCGGCGGCGAGGCGACCCTCGCCGACAGCGAAGCGCGAGCGCGGTGGCGTCCTTGGCAATATCTTGCGCCAAATGCCGGCGCGCTGGCCGTGACGATCCTGGGGGTGGGCGTCGAATGCTGGCTGCTGAGTCGGCGCGCGGACAATGTCTTCCAATTTGGTCTCGCGTGGACGTGCCAAGTCGCGCTCTGCATCGCCTGGCTTTGGCTGGGGGGCGTGTGGTTCCTGTGGCTGGCTTCGCGCGGATTGGTTCACGTGGCGCGCGGGTGGCCGCGCCTGGCGCGGTGGATGTCTTATACCGTTGGCGCAGTCGGGGGTGTCACTCTGCTGGCGGTCTATCTGGCGAGTTGGGGGATGTACCTGCAGACGGGCAGCTTTGCCAGCCGCGAGGCCATCGAGTTCATCGTCGCCAACGCGCGCGAGTCGCTGTTGGCGAACTACCTGCTTCGCTCCGAAGTGCAATCGCTGGTGATTGCCGTCGCAGCGTTGGTTGCCATCGTGGTCGCGGGGGTGGCGCTCTGGCCGCGGTTTGTCGCGGCGCATTGGACGCCCGGGGCCGGACTGTCACGCCGCCTGGCCTTGCGCCGGTGGTGCGCCTGGTTGGCGCTGTTGGTGGTGCCATTGACGATCGGCACATTCCGACCGGCGCGGACCTCACACAGCCAACTCGTGCTGCGGCACGAAAGCCTGATCAATCAGTTGAATCCCACGCTGACGTTGATGTTCAGCGGCTTGCGCGGCGTGGTGGCCGAACCGATCGAGCCGGTGCTCGACGAGCGGGAACTGCGGCCAATTCGCGAGGTGGCAACGCTCGCGGCGCGCCCGGATCGCCCGTCGATCATCTTTGTGGCGGTCGAATCGTTGCGGCACGACGTGGTCGGCCTGGTCCACCAGGGACGCGAGGTGACGCCCCACTTGAATGCGCTGGCGCGCGGCGGGGTGCAATGGACGCGGGCCTATTCGCAGAGCACGCACTCGGACTATGCCGATGTGTGCATCGTGTCGTCGTTGTATCCCTTGCGGACGCGCCGGCACCATTATTATCGCGCCGACGACCCCTGGCCCAAGACATGCATTTACGATTGCCTGAAGCCGGCGGGCTATGCGACGGCGATCATCTCATCACAGAACGAGAACTGGGGCAAGATGTACCAGTTTCTCAACACGCCGCAGCTCGATCTGTTCTACGATGCCGAGCGGAGCCAGCAACCGACGGCGTTCGACGGCCGCGACGGCGGCTTTGCCTACGAGATCGTCCACGGCGAGCTGCGCGCCGGCAAACTCGATGACGCGCACACGGCCGACGTGGCTGCGCGCTGGATCGGCGAGCAAACCGGCGCCGGCCGGCCGTACTTTCTGAGCGTCAATTTCCAGAGCTCGCATTTTCCTTACGACGTGCCGGCCAGCGCCGTGCGGCCGTTCGCGCCGGCCGCGATCGACTTTCCGGCTTCGTTTGCCTATTACCCGCCGGACAAGGTCGACGTGGTCCGCAACGCGTACTACAACGCGCTGCACTACACCGACGCGCAATTGGGCCGCCTGGTCCAATCGCTACGTGACCAGGGACAACTGGACAACACGATCCTGGTCGTGATGGGCGAGAACGGCGAAGCATTCCACGAGAACAATTCGGTCACGCACGCCGGCTTGCCGATGGAGCCGACGTTGCGCGTGGCGTGTGTGTTGCACGCGCCGCGACTCGCCAAGCCGCGCGTCGATGACTATCCGGTCGAGTTGATCGACTTGGCGCCCAGCGTGCTAGGGCTGGCGGGCTGGCCGGCGCATCCGAACTTTCAAGGGCTCGACGTGTTCCGCCCCGATCGACCGGCGACCAGCGCGCGGACGCTTTACTTCCACGTCGAGAACCCGCTGGCCCATGCCGATGCGCTGCTGTTGGCTGGGCGGTGGAAGTTCATCCGCAATCGCGCCACGCAGCAAGAAATGTTATTTGACGTGGCGGTCGACCCCGGCGAGCAAAGCAACCTGGCGGGTCGGCCCGAGTACCGCGAGTTGACCCAGTTGCTGCACGACGCGTGGACTCGGTGGCGCGAGCGGCAACTGGCGTATTACCACTATCCAGCCTATTACCGCCGGTACTATCCGCCGTCGCCGCCGGTCGTGGACGCCTATTCGGTGCTGTCGCGGTTGC
- a CDS encoding RNA polymerase sigma factor, with amino-acid sequence MAPTPTATAQDAHSSNGASPHRIARNGASLEDETSNADDASDNLPGEHSARSETTQPAIEPGSAEHRAWVLALLDQHEARLTRYAQRLTRDLNSARDVVQHAFVALCAEPPQKIRQPAAWLYTACYRRALDVLRQAERTILQAHFGTDEDADQPNVTSREPDPSALCEQRDTSELLRRIVDQLPDNQRQVILLWCEGFRYREISQITGHGESYVRVLAQRALNEIRQDPRCAALRDEQPSDQ; translated from the coding sequence GTGGCACCCACGCCCACTGCAACGGCTCAGGATGCGCACTCGTCGAACGGCGCATCGCCACATCGTATCGCCCGAAACGGAGCGTCATTGGAAGACGAGACGTCCAATGCCGACGATGCCAGCGACAACCTGCCCGGCGAACACTCGGCGCGCTCCGAAACGACGCAACCCGCCATCGAACCCGGCTCGGCCGAGCATCGCGCCTGGGTGCTGGCCTTGCTCGATCAGCACGAGGCGAGACTGACGCGCTATGCCCAGCGCTTGACGCGCGATCTGAACTCGGCCCGCGACGTGGTGCAACACGCCTTCGTCGCGTTGTGCGCCGAGCCCCCGCAAAAGATTCGCCAGCCAGCCGCCTGGCTCTACACAGCCTGCTACCGGCGCGCGCTCGATGTGCTGCGTCAGGCCGAGCGGACAATTCTACAGGCACATTTCGGCACGGATGAAGATGCCGACCAGCCGAACGTCACCAGCCGCGAGCCCGATCCCAGCGCGCTCTGTGAACAGCGCGACACATCGGAGCTGTTGCGGCGGATCGTCGATCAACTTCCCGACAACCAGCGGCAGGTGATCCTGCTCTGGTGCGAAGGATTTCGCTATCGCGAGATCAGTCAAATCACCGGCCATGGTGAGTCGTACGTACGCGTTCTCGCTCAGCGCGCGCTGAACGAGATACGCCAGGATCCGCGCTGTGCCGCTCTGCGCGACGAGCAGCCCAGCGATCAGTAA
- a CDS encoding VWA domain-containing protein encodes MPHAAPAPGAGPVPVIAQVVANPVPAEQLPAVQFADSSRKREEPAIRQKEEAERRWGWREQEQLGNTEAYDHIVENQYQRVNDHPLSTFSIDVDTASFALVRRFLDQGQLPPRGAVRIEELVNYFRYDYPQPEAGRPFSVNTEIAECPWNAKARLLRIGLQGREIPASERPASNLVFLLDVSGSMQDANKLPLVKRAMKLLVTQLSAKDRVAMVVYAGNSGLALPSTPGDQHDSILGTIDRLEAGGSTNGASGIQQAYQVARQNFLREGTNRVILCTDGDFNVGITNQDELIRLIEDEAKSGVFLSALGFGMGNFKDATLEKLADKGNGNYAYIDNDREARKVLVEQMAGTLYTIAKDVKIQIEFNPRLVAAYRLVGYENRILAKEDFNNDKKDAGDIGAGHSVTALYEILTVGEPVAAPAVDPLKYQRSVNTTPAAEQAELLTLKLRYKQPDGQTSQLIEQPVADTTQPYAKASSEFKFAAAVAGFGLVLRDSAFRGALNLAAVAELAQEGVGKDVGGHRAAFVELVNRARMLKP; translated from the coding sequence ATGCCACACGCCGCACCTGCGCCCGGCGCTGGTCCGGTCCCTGTGATTGCCCAGGTCGTGGCCAATCCGGTGCCGGCCGAGCAACTTCCCGCCGTGCAGTTTGCCGACAGCAGCCGCAAACGCGAAGAACCCGCCATCCGCCAAAAGGAAGAAGCCGAGCGCAGGTGGGGCTGGCGCGAACAAGAGCAACTCGGCAACACCGAAGCCTACGACCACATCGTCGAGAACCAGTATCAGCGCGTGAACGATCATCCGCTGTCGACGTTCTCGATTGACGTTGACACGGCCAGCTTTGCCCTCGTCCGCCGCTTCCTCGATCAGGGGCAACTGCCGCCGCGCGGCGCGGTGCGGATCGAAGAACTGGTCAACTACTTCCGCTATGACTATCCCCAGCCCGAGGCCGGCCGCCCGTTCTCGGTGAACACGGAAATCGCCGAATGCCCGTGGAACGCCAAGGCCCGGCTGCTGCGAATTGGCCTGCAGGGGCGCGAGATTCCGGCCTCGGAACGGCCGGCGTCGAATCTGGTCTTTCTGTTGGACGTGAGCGGCTCGATGCAGGACGCCAACAAGCTGCCGCTGGTCAAGCGGGCGATGAAGCTGCTGGTCACGCAATTGTCGGCGAAGGATCGCGTGGCGATGGTCGTCTATGCCGGCAACTCGGGCCTGGCCTTGCCGTCAACGCCGGGGGATCAGCACGACTCGATCCTGGGAACGATCGACCGCCTCGAAGCGGGCGGCAGCACCAACGGCGCCAGCGGCATTCAACAAGCCTACCAGGTGGCCCGGCAGAATTTCCTCCGCGAGGGGACCAACCGAGTCATCCTCTGCACCGATGGCGACTTCAACGTCGGCATCACCAACCAGGACGAGTTGATCCGGCTGATCGAGGACGAGGCCAAGAGTGGCGTGTTCCTTAGCGCGCTGGGCTTTGGCATGGGGAACTTCAAGGACGCCACGCTCGAAAAGCTGGCCGATAAAGGGAACGGCAACTACGCCTACATCGACAACGATCGCGAAGCGCGCAAGGTGCTCGTCGAGCAGATGGCCGGCACGTTGTACACCATTGCCAAGGACGTGAAGATTCAGATCGAGTTTAATCCGCGGCTCGTGGCGGCGTACCGGCTGGTCGGGTACGAGAACCGAATTTTGGCCAAGGAGGATTTCAACAACGACAAGAAGGACGCCGGCGACATCGGGGCCGGGCACTCGGTCACGGCGCTGTACGAGATTCTGACGGTGGGCGAGCCGGTGGCCGCGCCGGCGGTCGATCCGCTGAAGTATCAACGCTCGGTGAACACCACGCCGGCCGCCGAGCAGGCGGAGCTGCTGACCTTGAAGCTGCGATACAAACAGCCCGACGGCCAGACCAGCCAACTGATCGAGCAGCCGGTGGCCGACACGACCCAGCCCTACGCCAAGGCGTCCAGCGAGTTCAAGTTCGCCGCGGCCGTGGCGGGCTTTGGGCTGGTGCTACGCGACTCGGCGTTCCGCGGGGCGCTCAATTTGGCCGCCGTGGCCGAGTTGGCCCAAGAAGGCGTGGGCAAAGACGTGGGCGGACACCGAGCCGCGTTCGTCGAGCTGGTGAACCGCGCCCGAATGCTGAAGCCATAA